The following coding sequences are from one Rhodobiaceae bacterium window:
- a CDS encoding Baeyer-Villiger monooxygenase, with translation MTTKIRVAVVGAGLGGVAAAVKLKEAGIDDFVVFDRNQKVGGVWHENKYPGCCCDTPVALYEFSFAPNPGWTHLFPRAAEVQAYAESIVENHQLTSHLKLGDGMASAVWNETSNTWLLKTENGTEYEADAVIAGMGQLNRPAYPDIEGRDTFKGPSMHSARWDQNVSLKGKRVGVIGSAASAVQLIPEVAKEAAHMTVFQRTPNWVIPRNDQEISDETKALMMTDIELAMDLGKRNRDLLYDNADHFFWKAFEWTPEGRAAFTRQATDQLEKQIPDAELRKKLLPDYPIGCKRILICDDFYPTLMMDHVELETNGIARINGDGVETADGVQHDFDVLIYATGFETTGWRWSMEVTGQNGQNLNELWEESPEAYLGVTATGFPNLFVLYGPNTNLGHNTITFMLEHQVAYTIKALKALEEAGAKALMPSRAAQDRFNDEIQKDLSGTVWADPHCASWYKNADGRITQNWSSHTRAYAAATANIEMADYELIG, from the coding sequence ATGACAACAAAGATACGCGTAGCAGTGGTCGGCGCAGGACTGGGTGGTGTTGCCGCCGCAGTTAAGCTGAAGGAAGCGGGCATTGACGATTTTGTGGTTTTTGACAGAAACCAAAAGGTCGGCGGTGTCTGGCACGAAAATAAATATCCTGGGTGCTGTTGCGACACACCCGTTGCGCTATACGAATTTTCCTTCGCCCCCAACCCGGGCTGGACGCATCTCTTTCCAAGAGCTGCAGAAGTACAGGCCTATGCGGAGAGCATCGTCGAGAACCATCAGCTTACCAGCCATCTGAAGCTCGGCGATGGCATGGCAAGTGCCGTTTGGAACGAAACCAGCAACACATGGCTGCTTAAAACCGAAAACGGCACCGAATATGAGGCGGATGCCGTAATTGCCGGCATGGGCCAGCTCAACCGCCCCGCCTACCCCGACATTGAGGGTCGCGACACATTCAAAGGTCCCTCAATGCATTCTGCACGTTGGGATCAGAATGTTTCATTGAAGGGCAAACGTGTCGGCGTGATTGGGTCCGCCGCAAGTGCGGTGCAGCTCATTCCCGAAGTGGCGAAAGAAGCTGCGCATATGACGGTGTTCCAGCGTACGCCAAATTGGGTGATCCCACGCAACGACCAAGAGATCAGCGACGAAACCAAAGCGCTGATGATGACGGACATCGAGCTGGCGATGGATCTTGGCAAGCGCAATCGGGATCTTCTTTACGATAATGCAGACCATTTCTTCTGGAAAGCCTTTGAATGGACACCAGAGGGCCGTGCGGCCTTCACCCGCCAGGCGACAGACCAATTGGAAAAACAAATCCCAGACGCAGAGCTTCGCAAAAAACTGCTTCCTGACTATCCCATCGGCTGCAAACGCATCCTGATCTGTGATGATTTTTACCCAACCCTGATGATGGATCATGTGGAGCTGGAGACAAATGGCATCGCGAGGATCAACGGCGACGGTGTTGAAACAGCCGATGGCGTGCAACATGACTTCGACGTTCTGATCTATGCAACCGGGTTTGAAACGACCGGATGGCGCTGGTCAATGGAAGTTACCGGGCAGAACGGTCAAAACCTCAATGAGCTTTGGGAAGAAAGCCCTGAAGCCTATCTAGGCGTCACGGCAACAGGCTTCCCGAACCTGTTCGTTCTGTATGGTCCCAACACCAATCTGGGCCACAACACCATCACCTTTATGTTGGAACACCAGGTTGCTTATACGATCAAAGCTCTGAAGGCGTTGGAAGAGGCTGGCGCAAAAGCCCTGATGCCGAGCAGAGCCGCTCAGGACCGTTTCAACGACGAGATCCAAAAAGATCTATCGGGAACCGTCTGGGCCGACCCCCACTGCGCGTCCTGGTACAAAAACGCTGATGGTCGCATCACACAGAACTGGTCGAGCCATACGCGCGCCTATGCAGCGGCCACCGCCAATATTGAGATGGCCGACTACGAACTGATTGGTTGA
- the styD gene encoding phenylacetaldehyde dehydrogenase, translating into MSEFKLLINGDLVDGDMEMDVLNPATEETVATCARASEAQLESAIAAAKAAFPAWSATSIEERKKAITAIADAIEANGEELARLLTQEQGKPLADATGEVFGTAAFFRYFTSLDLPVKVLDDSEGRRVEAHRKPLGVIGAIVPWNFPMILMAFKLPPALLAGNTVVLKPAPTTPLTSLKLGELIKDILPAGVVNIIADANDLGAPLTAHPDVRKISFTGSTATGAKVMAGAAGLLKRITLELGGNDAGIVLGDVDPKEAAPKLFDSAFQNSGQVCIAMKRLYVHESIYDEMCDELATIADNAIIGDGLEQGTQLGPLQNKMQFEKVQELIKAAGEDGKIIAGGDVPDKPGYFIRPTIVRDVAEGSRIVDEEQFGPVLPVIKYADVDDAIDRANASEYGLGGSIWSADADKAYALADKMESGTVWVNKHAELDPAIPFGGAGMSGLGSELGEEGLEEFTQLKIINIAR; encoded by the coding sequence ATGAGTGAATTCAAACTTTTGATCAATGGCGACCTGGTTGACGGCGACATGGAAATGGATGTCCTGAATCCCGCGACAGAGGAAACAGTTGCCACATGCGCCCGTGCGTCAGAGGCACAGCTTGAAAGTGCCATCGCAGCCGCAAAAGCAGCTTTCCCAGCTTGGTCTGCCACAAGCATAGAAGAGCGCAAGAAAGCAATTACAGCGATTGCTGATGCGATTGAGGCGAACGGTGAAGAACTGGCGCGGCTCCTGACCCAGGAGCAAGGCAAGCCACTTGCAGATGCGACAGGCGAAGTTTTTGGGACTGCCGCCTTCTTCCGCTACTTCACTTCGCTCGATCTGCCGGTGAAGGTGCTTGATGATAGCGAAGGACGCCGCGTAGAAGCTCATAGAAAGCCACTGGGCGTTATCGGGGCGATTGTGCCGTGGAACTTCCCGATGATCCTCATGGCCTTTAAATTGCCGCCTGCGCTGCTCGCAGGGAATACGGTTGTGTTGAAGCCAGCGCCAACCACACCACTGACAAGTTTGAAACTAGGTGAGTTGATCAAAGACATTCTTCCGGCAGGTGTTGTGAACATCATTGCGGATGCAAATGATCTCGGCGCGCCGCTGACGGCTCACCCCGATGTCCGGAAGATCTCCTTTACGGGATCAACGGCGACGGGTGCCAAAGTTATGGCCGGGGCTGCTGGTCTGCTGAAACGCATTACATTGGAGCTCGGCGGCAATGATGCCGGCATTGTGCTTGGTGATGTTGATCCGAAAGAAGCTGCACCAAAGCTCTTTGACAGCGCGTTCCAGAATAGTGGGCAGGTGTGTATCGCCATGAAGCGGCTTTACGTACATGAGTCTATTTATGACGAGATGTGCGATGAGCTTGCGACAATAGCCGACAATGCCATCATTGGTGATGGGCTGGAGCAGGGCACTCAGCTCGGGCCGCTTCAAAACAAGATGCAGTTCGAAAAGGTTCAGGAACTCATCAAGGCCGCGGGCGAGGACGGCAAGATCATCGCTGGTGGCGATGTGCCTGATAAGCCTGGCTACTTTATCCGACCAACTATTGTCCGTGATGTCGCCGAGGGATCGCGCATTGTGGATGAGGAGCAGTTCGGTCCGGTGTTGCCTGTCATCAAATATGCTGACGTGGACGATGCGATTGACCGTGCAAATGCGTCAGAATATGGCCTTGGCGGGTCTATCTGGTCGGCGGATGCAGACAAAGCGTATGCTCTGGCTGACAAGATGGAGTCTGGTACCGTGTGGGTGAACAAGCACGCAGAACTCGATCCTGCCATTCCCTTTGGTGGTGCCGGCATGTCGGGCCTGGGAAGTGAGCTTGGCGAAGAAGGTCTTGAAGAGTTTACTCAGCTCAAGATCATCAATATCGCGCGCTAA